One window of Schistocerca cancellata isolate TAMUIC-IGC-003103 chromosome 9, iqSchCanc2.1, whole genome shotgun sequence genomic DNA carries:
- the LOC126101479 gene encoding putative HTLV-1-related endogenous sequence — MARPRHPAAAVQRAAAGTPRHENAAPGEQQSAGVADAEAATSHDNDGFQSYLGCPEFRKARDRLRGKHPQTAGAKHRPAPPPPPPPPPPPPPSRYPRPTATRIFQSRTYSSTTRARSSRSHKRVLNNTKQRRPPTPGTGEGDRAREQSPQVCGRLPEPAASPDHVQERSGTDREPRGEAPAVAERATGGPRHDEVAAAGGPQRTVTTDVEELAHADVNTTDTDEDSGSGRNTN; from the exons ATGGCCCGGCCGCGCCACCCGGCGGCCGCCGTGCAGCGAGCTGCTGCGGGCACACCGCGGCATGAGAATGCAGCGCCGGGCGAGCAGCAGAGCGCGGGCGTGGCTGACGCCGAAGCTGCCACATCACACGACAACGACGGATTCCAGAG CTACCTGGGGTGCCCGGAATTCCGCAAAGCTAGGGACCGCCTAAGGGGAAAGCACCCACAGACAGCAGGGGCAAAGCATCGTCCagcacctccacctccaccaccaccaccaccaccaccaccaccaagccgGTATCCAAGACCCACTGCCACACGAATATTTCAATCCAGGACATACTCGTCAACA ACCCGAGCGCGGAGCAGCAGATCGCACAAGCGAGTGCTGAACAACACCAAACAAAGGCGGCCGCCCACCCCGGGAACCGGGGAGGGCGACCGCGCGCGCGAACAAAGCCCTCAGGTATGCGGCCGGCTGCCCGAGCCGGCCGCGTCACCCGACCACGTGCAGGAGCGGAGCGGCACAGACCGCGAGCCGCGTGGCGAGGCGCCGGCCGTGGCGGAGCGGGCGACCGGCGGGCCGCGGCACGATGAAGTGGCCGCGGCCGGCGGGCCGCAACGAACCGTCACGACGGACGTCGAAGAACTCGCCCACGCCGACGTGAACACAACAGACACAGACGA AGACAGCGGCTCCGGACGCAACACCAACTAA